A genomic region of Palaemon carinicauda isolate YSFRI2023 chromosome 11, ASM3689809v2, whole genome shotgun sequence contains the following coding sequences:
- the LOC137649553 gene encoding uncharacterized protein, whose product MEQLAGPSSRSDCVTCENCFISYGDFCVHYSGKVDLIIAFAQRHGLILAEKKCPNCENVCRIDYKKLAFRCDRSVVTRGKRKRRCNFFVSCFKGTWFGKAKLDIETNLKFVFLFLQKAFSFEFVSFELKLNNHTIVDWCSFCREVLISWGLRRSRKIGGPGLTVEIDESKFGKRKYNAGRVIEGQWVFGGICRETRDLFFVPVQDRSAETLLAIIRQYIAEGTTVISDCWKAYNCLEKEGYKHLTVNHSVNFVDPVTGAHTNTIERTWRGTKALVPKYGRRKDHFVGYLAVAYFKLAITDPAKRLHHFLLAAADLYPPTP is encoded by the coding sequence atggagcaattagcaggaccttcatctcgttctgactgtgtcacttgtgaaaattgtttcatttcttatggggatttttgtgtacattattcagggaaagttgatttgataattgcatttgctcaacgtcatggtttgattttggcagagaaaaagtgccctaattgtgaaaatgtgtgccgtatagattacaagaaattagcattccggtgtgatcgtagtgtggttactcgtgggaaaaggaagaggaggtgcaattttttcgtgtcttgtttcaaaggtacatggtttggaaaagcaaagttagatattgagactaatttgaagtttgtgttcctttttttgcaaaaggccttttcatttgaatttgtttcgtttgaactgaaactcaataatCACACTATCGTTGATTGGTGTTCGTTTTGCCGTGAGGTGCTTATTTCTTGGGGTCTGAGACGTTCTCGGAAAATTGGAGGCCCTGGATTAACCGTTGAAATTGATGAATCAAAATTTGGCAAGCGCAAGTACAATGCTGGACGCGTCATAGAGGGTCAGTGGGTGTTTGGTGGTATCTGCCGTGAAACCCGGGATTTATTTTTTGTGCCGGTGCAAGACCGCTCCGCTGAAACATTACTGGCTATTATCCGCCAGTATATAGCAGAAGGTACCACAGTGATATCGGATTGTTGGAAGGCATATAATTGTTTAGAAAAAGAAGGTTATAAGCACCTTACGGTTAATCATAGTGTTAATTTTGTTGACCCAGTTACAGGTGCTCATACTAACACCATAGAACGTACCTGGAGAGGCACCAAGGCCCTGGTCCCCAAATACGGAAGAAGAAAAGATCATTTTGTGGGGTATTTGGCCGTGGCCTACTTTAAATTGGCCATAACTGATCCTGCCAAAAGACTTCATCacttcctcctggcagcagcagatttgtatccacctacaccataa